The sequence below is a genomic window from Pleurocapsa sp. PCC 7327.
CCGTGTTTTTCTGTACGACGGCAATTTCGCACTCTCGCAGATACTTCTCGTCAAACCATCCCAAGGAAAACTTTTTTTCCGCTCCTTGCGTTATCTTGAGCCATTCATCGCTAATCTCTTTCAGTTGCTTGAGCAGTTGATGAGAAATGGGAGGTTGGTAAAATTTGACCTCAAAACCCGACTTAGCCATGCGATTGATGGCGTTTCTTAAGTTTTTTCCGGCTTTCCCTTGCATGGTAAAAGCTTTGAGATCGATAATCGCTTCTTCTCCAATTTTGAGTGCCCCGAAACCTAACGACCGATAGAGGTCGAGATCGTCTGGCAAGGTTTGATAAAAAGCGGGATACCAATCATTGAGCTGACAAAACTGTTGAAAGCCAAGAATGACTTCTCGCCTGTCTTCTTTGGAACCGATAGGATCTCCCAAGGCAACAGCGCCTCTTCCTTTGGGAACGTAGGCAATGACACTGCGCCCTGAAGGACTAAAATAGTAAGCCTTATCGTCTAATAAGGTAAAGCGTGCCAGAGAAGAGCATCCGTATGCCTCAACAATTGCCTTTGCTCGTTGCCTTTGGGCTGCTGTCGCTGGCGCACCTCGCAGCAAAATTGGTCGAGTGAGCATAAATAAGGCATACAAAAACGTCACTGCACCCACGATATAAATCGAATCGGCAAAAAAGCGACCGAAGCGCGTTTGGGGTTGCAAACCCGCATTATCTTCAGTAAAAAACATCGCCAGGGTTTGAGCGATCGCGCCCGGAAGATCGAAGTTAACGTGGTAATGGTAGTCTAGTAAAAAAAAGCCCGCCGTTCCATAGGCGAGGGTAAAGAGTAACGCGCCGATAAGGACTCGAATTCCTTGCGCGATCGAAGGTCTATCGGAGCGAGCAGTAAACGCGCTCCGCATTAAAATCAGTTGAATCAGTAACACGAGGGCTAGCAGACTCTCTTCATAGTCGAGTCCTTTGATTAAATGAGAAATAATGGAAATAATTAGTAAGATAACTGTCAGCAGCCAAGCGACTCGTTTTCGCCGCAATAAGTTAGTTGCCAAGACGAGCAGGAAAAATCCACTTAACGCGGCAAATAAATGTCCGCTCGCTCGGACTTCAAAAGGGAAAATGGCTTTCAACCATTTGACTCGTTCTTCAAGGCTAGGCGTTACCGCCGATAGTAAGTTAACAACGCCGACAATCGCTGTCAGTAAGGCGGCTGTCCAGATCCCAAGTTTGGTTTGTCGTTTAAGCAAAATTTTTCCTCCCTAGCGACCAAAATAGTTCAAAGTTCAAAAAATGGAGACGAGCTTTCAACTTTGAACTCTCAACTTTTGTGCTTGTTAGGCTGAGTTATTAGAGGAATCCTGACTCAAAAATTCACGCGATCGCATCGAGGAGGCAAGTAAATCTTCAAGTCGCCCGATCTGTTGCTGCTGCTCGATCGTGA
It includes:
- a CDS encoding bifunctional lysylphosphatidylglycerol flippase/synthetase MprF, whose protein sequence is MLKRQTKLGIWTAALLTAIVGVVNLLSAVTPSLEERVKWLKAIFPFEVRASGHLFAALSGFFLLVLATNLLRRKRVAWLLTVILLIISIISHLIKGLDYEESLLALVLLIQLILMRSAFTARSDRPSIAQGIRVLIGALLFTLAYGTAGFFLLDYHYHVNFDLPGAIAQTLAMFFTEDNAGLQPQTRFGRFFADSIYIVGAVTFLYALFMLTRPILLRGAPATAAQRQRAKAIVEAYGCSSLARFTLLDDKAYYFSPSGRSVIAYVPKGRGAVALGDPIGSKEDRREVILGFQQFCQLNDWYPAFYQTLPDDLDLYRSLGFGALKIGEEAIIDLKAFTMQGKAGKNLRNAINRMAKSGFEVKFYQPPISHQLLKQLKEISDEWLKITQGAEKKFSLGWFDEKYLRECEIAVVQKNTGEITAFANVVPEYQINEITIDLMRRRAEVEHGTMDFLFISMFQHFKERGYDGFNMGLSALAGIGETPESPGLEKVLRYLYEHLNRFYNFQGLHSYKEKFQPRWEPRYLVYPGAAVLPEVVVALVRADSGDRLLDYLKPGS